In Mastigocladopsis repens PCC 10914, a single window of DNA contains:
- a CDS encoding GNAT family N-acetyltransferase has product MHIPQLETQRLLLRGFREEDLGAYAEMCSNADVMRYIAAGKPLSREESWRNMAMIVGHWQLRGYGMWAVEERSSGEMIGRIGCWQPEGWPGFEIGWTLRRGYWGRGFATEAAKAAMDYAFGNLQQSHVISLIRPENAPSIRVAQKLGEKPQGKTELFGSEAVIYGISREDWLMITKNKK; this is encoded by the coding sequence ATGCATATTCCTCAACTTGAAACCCAGCGCTTGCTCTTGCGTGGATTTCGTGAAGAAGATCTTGGCGCTTACGCCGAAATGTGCAGCAACGCCGACGTCATGCGCTACATCGCTGCTGGAAAACCCTTGTCTCGTGAGGAATCTTGGCGAAATATGGCAATGATTGTTGGTCATTGGCAATTGCGAGGCTATGGTATGTGGGCTGTTGAGGAACGTTCTAGTGGTGAGATGATTGGTCGGATAGGCTGCTGGCAACCTGAGGGGTGGCCTGGATTTGAGATTGGTTGGACGTTGCGGCGAGGTTATTGGGGACGTGGCTTTGCCACTGAAGCCGCAAAGGCGGCGATGGACTATGCTTTTGGCAACTTGCAACAATCTCATGTGATCAGTTTGATTCGTCCGGAGAATGCTCCGTCAATACGAGTTGCCCAGAAATTAGGGGAAAAACCACAAGGAAAGACAGAACTTTTTGGAAGTGAGGCGGTAATCTACGGCATTAGTCGAGAAGATTGGCTAATGATAACGAAGAATAAGAAATGA
- a CDS encoding form I ribulose bisphosphate carboxylase large subunit, whose protein sequence is MSYAQTKTQTKSGYQAGVKDYRLTYYTPDYTPKDTDVLAAFRVTPQPGVPPEEAGAAVAAESSTGTWTTVWTDLLTDLDRYKGRCYDIEPVAGEDNQYICYVAYPLDLFEEGSVTNMFTSIVGNVFGFKALKALRLEDLRIPVAYLKTFQGPPHGIQVERDKLNKYGRPLLGCTIKPKLGLSAKNYGRAVYECLRGGLDFTKDDENINSAPFQRWRDRFTFVAEAIHKAQAETGEIKGHYLNVTAPTCEEMLKRAEYAKELKMPIVMHDYLTAGFTANTTLARWCRDNGILLHIHRAMHAVIDRQKNHGIHFRVLAKALRMSGGDHIHTGTVVGKLEGERGITMGFVDLLRENYVEQDKSRGIYFTQDWASMPGVMAVASGGIHVWHMPALVEIFGDDSVLQFGGGTLGHPWGNAPGATANRVALEACIQARNEGRSLAQEGNDVIREAAKWSPELAVACELWKEIKFDFKPVDTV, encoded by the coding sequence ATGTCTTACGCTCAAACGAAGACTCAGACAAAATCAGGGTATCAAGCAGGGGTAAAAGATTATAGATTAACTTATTACACCCCCGATTACACACCTAAAGATACAGATGTTTTAGCGGCATTCCGCGTTACACCCCAACCTGGAGTTCCACCCGAAGAGGCTGGCGCTGCTGTGGCTGCTGAGTCTTCCACTGGTACTTGGACAACCGTATGGACGGACTTGCTCACCGACCTAGATCGCTACAAAGGTCGTTGCTATGACATCGAACCAGTTGCTGGCGAAGACAACCAGTACATTTGCTACGTCGCCTATCCTCTGGATCTGTTTGAAGAAGGCTCTGTCACCAATATGTTTACCTCAATTGTAGGTAACGTGTTTGGTTTCAAAGCTCTCAAAGCACTGCGTCTGGAAGACTTGCGGATTCCTGTTGCTTACCTCAAGACATTCCAAGGACCTCCCCACGGTATCCAAGTTGAGCGCGACAAACTGAACAAGTACGGTCGTCCGCTGTTGGGTTGTACGATTAAGCCCAAGTTGGGTCTGTCTGCGAAGAACTACGGACGCGCTGTATACGAGTGCTTGCGCGGTGGTTTGGACTTCACCAAAGATGACGAAAACATCAACTCCGCACCATTCCAACGGTGGCGCGATCGCTTTACGTTCGTCGCTGAAGCTATCCACAAAGCACAAGCTGAAACTGGTGAAATCAAAGGTCACTACCTGAACGTCACCGCTCCCACTTGTGAAGAAATGCTGAAGCGGGCTGAGTACGCTAAAGAACTCAAAATGCCCATCGTCATGCACGACTACCTGACCGCAGGCTTCACCGCCAACACCACATTGGCTCGCTGGTGCCGTGATAACGGCATTCTACTGCACATCCACCGCGCTATGCACGCTGTTATCGACCGTCAAAAGAACCACGGTATCCACTTCCGTGTCTTGGCTAAGGCTCTGCGGATGTCCGGCGGTGACCACATCCACACCGGAACTGTGGTTGGTAAGTTGGAAGGTGAGCGCGGTATCACAATGGGCTTCGTTGACCTACTGCGCGAAAACTATGTTGAGCAAGACAAGTCTCGCGGTATCTACTTCACCCAAGACTGGGCTTCTATGCCTGGTGTGATGGCTGTTGCTTCCGGTGGTATCCACGTATGGCACATGCCAGCGCTGGTAGAAATCTTCGGTGATGACTCTGTGCTGCAATTTGGTGGTGGTACTCTGGGTCACCCTTGGGGTAACGCTCCCGGTGCTACCGCTAACCGCGTCGCCTTGGAAGCTTGTATTCAAGCTCGTAACGAAGGTCGCAGCTTGGCTCAAGAAGGAAACGACGTTATCCGCGAAGCCGCTAAGTGGAGTCCAGAACTGGCTGTTGCTTGCGAACTGTGGAAGGAGATTAAGTTCGACTTTAAACCAGTTGATACCGTTTGA
- the rcbX gene encoding RuBisCO chaperone RbcX — protein sequence MDIKQIAKDTAKTLQSYLTYQALRTVLAQLGETNPPLALWLQRFSADKIQDGEAYIEMLFQEKPDLALRIMTVREHIAEEVSEFLPEMVRTGIQQANMEHRRQHLERITQIDVSTPSPEPEQQATSDPNLDNSSS from the coding sequence ATGGATATCAAGCAAATTGCGAAGGACACAGCCAAGACGCTACAAAGCTACTTGACTTATCAGGCACTGAGAACTGTGTTGGCTCAACTGGGCGAAACCAATCCTCCTTTGGCACTTTGGCTACAACGCTTTTCTGCCGACAAAATTCAGGATGGAGAAGCATACATTGAGATGCTTTTCCAAGAGAAGCCTGATTTGGCTTTGCGGATCATGACTGTTAGAGAACACATAGCCGAAGAAGTCAGCGAGTTTTTGCCCGAAATGGTTCGCACTGGCATTCAGCAAGCCAACATGGAACACCGTCGCCAGCATCTTGAGCGAATAACGCAAATAGATGTATCAACTCCCAGCCCGGAACCGGAACAACAAGCAACTTCAGATCCAAATCTGGATAACTCATCCAGTTAA
- a CDS encoding ribulose bisphosphate carboxylase small subunit, with protein sequence MQTLPKERRYETLSYLPPLSDAQIAKQIQYILNQGYIPAIEFNEQSEPTDCYWTMWKLPLFSARTTQEVLNEVQSCRSQYGNCFIRVVGFDNIKQCQILSFIVHKPNSSRY encoded by the coding sequence ATGCAAACCCTACCAAAAGAGCGTCGTTACGAAACCCTTTCCTACCTACCTCCCCTGAGTGATGCTCAAATTGCCAAGCAAATCCAGTACATCCTGAATCAAGGTTATATTCCAGCAATTGAGTTTAACGAACAGTCTGAACCCACTGACTGCTACTGGACAATGTGGAAACTACCTTTGTTTAGTGCTAGAACCACTCAAGAAGTACTGAACGAAGTGCAATCTTGCCGTTCTCAGTATGGCAATTGCTTTATCCGCGTTGTTGGTTTCGATAACATTAAGCAGTGCCAAATTCTCAGCTTTATCGTTCACAAACCCAATAGCAGCAGATACTAA